From the Daucus carota subsp. sativus chromosome 8, DH1 v3.0, whole genome shotgun sequence genome, one window contains:
- the LOC108198589 gene encoding lysM domain receptor-like kinase 3 isoform X1, protein MRNFMASWNLLALLFFLPLPQILCIRFAVSADQLPAINAFNCSLDQSKTCNSLLYQSNGLQPEEIAGYYQVNASDIKNVTNGNKLSYLVQVPCSCKNVNGTIGYFYDTVYKVKAGDSFVNVSAWYYSGQAWPVGGEERTYIPDTEVPVHLLCGCVQSEDQVVVTYTVQQQDTLSKIGDDLSAEVSKIQDLNTNLAQNSTYIQADWVLFVPMEINGLPVPRDVDRMFQAGRSHKWVIIVGVLAAASLLSICTLAIILVRRQRSRKYNEEDLKAHVSKTMSAHKSFSLQNKFLQREDITGFESERPVVYSIEEIAEATMDFDETRKIGEGGYGSVYFGVLGEKEVAVKKMRSNKTKEFLAELKVLCKIHHINVVELLGYASAEDYLYLVYEYVSNGSLGDHLHDPLLKGHQPLSWTARTQIALNTAKGIEYIHDHTKSRYVHRDIKTTNILLDERLRAKVADFGLAKLVGRTNEDDFVATRLVGTPGYLPPECVKELQVTTKTDVFAFGVVLAELITGQRALIRDNREPNKMKSLITVINKIFQDEDPVKVLQSVIDGNLKGSYPTEDVYRMAEIADWCLSEDPISRPEMREIVVALSQTMISSVEWEASLGGNSQVFSGVFSGR, encoded by the exons ATGAGAAACTTCATGGCTTCTTGGAATCTCCTTGCTCTTCTGTTCTTTCTCCCTTTACCGCAGATTCTGTGCATCAGGTTTGCAGTTTCTGCTGATCAGTTGCCTGCCATAAACGCGTTCAACTGCTCGTTAGACCAAAGCAAGACGTGCAATTCCTTGCTCTACCAGAGCAATGGTCTTCAGCCGGAAGAAATTGCAGGCTATTACCAGGTTAATGCATCGGATATCAAGAACGTTACAAATGGTAACAAACTAAGTTATCTAGTCCAAGTACCTTGTTCTTGCAAAAATGTCAATGGGACTATTGGGTATTTTTATGACACGGTCTATAAGGTGAAGGCCGGAGACTCATTTGTGAACGTGTCGGCTTGGTACTATAGTGGCCAAGCCTGGCCGGTTGGAGGAGAAGAACGGACTTATATTCCAGACACGGAAGTTCCTGTCCATCTTCTTTGTGGCTGTGTACAAAGTGAAGATCAAGTTGTTGTGACTTATACAGTCCAGCAGCAGGATACACTGTCAAAAATCGGGGATGATTTATCTGCTGAAGTGAGCAAGATTCAGGACCTAAACACAAATTTGGctcaaaattcaacatatatTCAAGCAGATTGGGTGCTGTTTGTTCCCATGGAGATAAATGGACTTCCTGTACCGCGGGATGTTGACAGGATGTTTCAGG CAGGACGTAGTCACAAGTGGGTGATAATAGTTGGAGTATTAGCAGCAGCGTCTCTGTTATCAATATGCACATTGGCCATTATCCTTGTCAGGCGTCAGAGATCCCGGAAATACAATGAGGAGGACCTAAAAGCTCATGTATCAAAAACAATGAGCGCCCATAAATCATTCTCCTTGCAGAACAAATTCCTGCAAAGAGAAG ATATCACGGGTTTTGAGTCAGAAAGACCAGTAGTATATAGCATTGAGGAGATTGCAGAGGCAACAATGGACTTTGATGAAACTAGGAAAATTGGAGAGGGCGGATATGGGAGTGTGTATTTTGGGGTACTAGGAGAAAAG GAGGTTGCGGTAAAGAAGATGAGATCAAACAAGACCAAGGAGTTTTTAGCAGAGCTCAAGGTCTTATGCAAGATACACCACATAAATGTG GTGGAGCTCTTGGGGTATGCCAGTGCAGAAGACTACCTCTATCTAGTATACGAATATGTTTCTAACGGATCTCTTGGTGATCATCTTCATGATCCTTTATTAAAAG GTCACCAGCCTCTCTCTTGGACTGCAAGAACACAGATTGCGCTGAATACAGCAAAGGGTATTGAGTATATTCATGATCACACAAAATCCCGGTATGTGCACCGTGACATAAAGACAACTAACATCCTACTTGATGAAAGGCTTAGAGCAAAG GTTGCAGACTTTGGATTGGCAAAACTTGTCGGAAGAACCAATGAAGATGATTTTGTGGCAACTCGCCTGGTTGGAACCCCCGGATACCTACCTCCAGA GTGTGTGAAGGAGCTGCAGGTGACCACTAAAACCGATGTTTTTGCATTTGGAGTAGTCTTGGCAGAGCTTATAACTGGTCAGCGTGCACTCATTCGTGACAACCGAGAACCTAACAAGATGAAATCACTCATCACAGTA ATTAATAAAATCTTCCAAGATGAAGATCCCGTAAAAGTATTACAATCTGTCATTGATGGCAATCTCAAAGGAAGCTATCCTACAGAAGACGTGTACAGG ATGGCAGAAATAGCTGACTGGTGTCTTAGTGAAGATCCAATCAGCAGACCAGAGATGCGTGAAATCGTCGTGGCACTGTCTCAGACCATGATTTCTTCTGTGGAATGGGAAGCCTCACTGGGAGGAAACAGTCAGGTTTTTAGCGGAGTTTTCAGTGGGCGATAA
- the LOC108198593 gene encoding proteasome subunit beta type-5-A, translating into MGGYISSQSVKKIIEINPHMLGTMAGGAADCQFWHRNLGIKGPGLYYVDSEGGRLKGNRFSVGSGSPYAYGVLDSGYRYDMSIEEAAELARRSIYHATFRDGASGGTASVYYVGPDGWKKLSGDDVGELHYKYYPVGPAVVEQEMAEISIA; encoded by the exons ATGGGAGGCTATATCT CATCACAATCAGTGAAGAAAATCATTGAAATTAATCCCCACATGCTTGGTACTATGGCTGGAGGTGCTGCTGATTGCCAATTTTGGCACAGAAATTTGGGTATTAAG GGCCCTGGTCTTTATTACGTGGACAGTGAAGGAGGACGGCTAAAGGGAAACAGATTTTCTGTTGGATCTGGATCACCATATGCTTATGGTGTACTGGACAGCGG GTACCGCTATGATATGTCAATAGAAGAGGCTGCAGAATTGGCTCGGCGATCCATTTATCATGCAACATTTCGTGATGGAGCCAGTGGTGGTACTGCTAGCG TTTATTATGTTGGTCCTGATGGATGGAAGAAATTGTCTGGTGATGATGTTGGAGAATTGCACTACAAGTACTATCCTGTCGGACCAGCTGTTGTAGAACAGGAAATGGCTGAAATTTCCATTGCTTAA
- the LOC108197461 gene encoding large ribosomal subunit protein eL38z/eL38y translates to MPKQIHEIKDFLLTARRKDARSVKIKKNKDVVKFKVRCSSYLYTLCVFDAEKAEKLKQSLPPGLSVQDL, encoded by the exons ATG CCGAAGCAGATTCACGAGATCAAGGATTTCCTCCTAACTGCAAGAAGGAAGGATGCTCGTTCAGTGAAGATTAAGAAGAACAAGGATGTTGTCAAGTTCAAGGTTCGGTGCTCAAGTTACTTGTACACACTCTGTGTGTTTGATGCTGAGAAGGCCGAGAAGTTGAAGCAGTCTCTTCCCCCAG GTTTGAGTGTCCAAGACCTTTAA
- the LOC108198589 gene encoding lysM domain receptor-like kinase 3 isoform X2 has translation MRNFMASWNLLALLFFLPLPQILCIRFAVSADQLPAINAFNCSLDQSKTCNSLLYQSNGLQPEEIAGYYQVNASDIKNVTNGNKLSYLVQVPCSCKNVNGTIGYFYDTVYKVKAGDSFVNVSAWYYSGQAWPVGGEERTYIPDTEVPVHLLCGCVQSEDQVVVTYTVQQQDTLSKIGDDLSAEVSKIQDLNTNLAQNSTYIQADWVLFVPMEINGLPVPRDVDRMFQGRSHKWVIIVGVLAAASLLSICTLAIILVRRQRSRKYNEEDLKAHVSKTMSAHKSFSLQNKFLQREDITGFESERPVVYSIEEIAEATMDFDETRKIGEGGYGSVYFGVLGEKEVAVKKMRSNKTKEFLAELKVLCKIHHINVVELLGYASAEDYLYLVYEYVSNGSLGDHLHDPLLKGHQPLSWTARTQIALNTAKGIEYIHDHTKSRYVHRDIKTTNILLDERLRAKVADFGLAKLVGRTNEDDFVATRLVGTPGYLPPECVKELQVTTKTDVFAFGVVLAELITGQRALIRDNREPNKMKSLITVINKIFQDEDPVKVLQSVIDGNLKGSYPTEDVYRMAEIADWCLSEDPISRPEMREIVVALSQTMISSVEWEASLGGNSQVFSGVFSGR, from the exons ATGAGAAACTTCATGGCTTCTTGGAATCTCCTTGCTCTTCTGTTCTTTCTCCCTTTACCGCAGATTCTGTGCATCAGGTTTGCAGTTTCTGCTGATCAGTTGCCTGCCATAAACGCGTTCAACTGCTCGTTAGACCAAAGCAAGACGTGCAATTCCTTGCTCTACCAGAGCAATGGTCTTCAGCCGGAAGAAATTGCAGGCTATTACCAGGTTAATGCATCGGATATCAAGAACGTTACAAATGGTAACAAACTAAGTTATCTAGTCCAAGTACCTTGTTCTTGCAAAAATGTCAATGGGACTATTGGGTATTTTTATGACACGGTCTATAAGGTGAAGGCCGGAGACTCATTTGTGAACGTGTCGGCTTGGTACTATAGTGGCCAAGCCTGGCCGGTTGGAGGAGAAGAACGGACTTATATTCCAGACACGGAAGTTCCTGTCCATCTTCTTTGTGGCTGTGTACAAAGTGAAGATCAAGTTGTTGTGACTTATACAGTCCAGCAGCAGGATACACTGTCAAAAATCGGGGATGATTTATCTGCTGAAGTGAGCAAGATTCAGGACCTAAACACAAATTTGGctcaaaattcaacatatatTCAAGCAGATTGGGTGCTGTTTGTTCCCATGGAGATAAATGGACTTCCTGTACCGCGGGATGTTGACAGGATGTTTCAGG GACGTAGTCACAAGTGGGTGATAATAGTTGGAGTATTAGCAGCAGCGTCTCTGTTATCAATATGCACATTGGCCATTATCCTTGTCAGGCGTCAGAGATCCCGGAAATACAATGAGGAGGACCTAAAAGCTCATGTATCAAAAACAATGAGCGCCCATAAATCATTCTCCTTGCAGAACAAATTCCTGCAAAGAGAAG ATATCACGGGTTTTGAGTCAGAAAGACCAGTAGTATATAGCATTGAGGAGATTGCAGAGGCAACAATGGACTTTGATGAAACTAGGAAAATTGGAGAGGGCGGATATGGGAGTGTGTATTTTGGGGTACTAGGAGAAAAG GAGGTTGCGGTAAAGAAGATGAGATCAAACAAGACCAAGGAGTTTTTAGCAGAGCTCAAGGTCTTATGCAAGATACACCACATAAATGTG GTGGAGCTCTTGGGGTATGCCAGTGCAGAAGACTACCTCTATCTAGTATACGAATATGTTTCTAACGGATCTCTTGGTGATCATCTTCATGATCCTTTATTAAAAG GTCACCAGCCTCTCTCTTGGACTGCAAGAACACAGATTGCGCTGAATACAGCAAAGGGTATTGAGTATATTCATGATCACACAAAATCCCGGTATGTGCACCGTGACATAAAGACAACTAACATCCTACTTGATGAAAGGCTTAGAGCAAAG GTTGCAGACTTTGGATTGGCAAAACTTGTCGGAAGAACCAATGAAGATGATTTTGTGGCAACTCGCCTGGTTGGAACCCCCGGATACCTACCTCCAGA GTGTGTGAAGGAGCTGCAGGTGACCACTAAAACCGATGTTTTTGCATTTGGAGTAGTCTTGGCAGAGCTTATAACTGGTCAGCGTGCACTCATTCGTGACAACCGAGAACCTAACAAGATGAAATCACTCATCACAGTA ATTAATAAAATCTTCCAAGATGAAGATCCCGTAAAAGTATTACAATCTGTCATTGATGGCAATCTCAAAGGAAGCTATCCTACAGAAGACGTGTACAGG ATGGCAGAAATAGCTGACTGGTGTCTTAGTGAAGATCCAATCAGCAGACCAGAGATGCGTGAAATCGTCGTGGCACTGTCTCAGACCATGATTTCTTCTGTGGAATGGGAAGCCTCACTGGGAGGAAACAGTCAGGTTTTTAGCGGAGTTTTCAGTGGGCGATAA
- the LOC108198594 gene encoding protein argonaute 4, with translation MEAKKPIARCGLASKGKKIQLLTNHYKVNVKNVDGHFFQYTVAFFYEDGRPVEGKGIKTQVLDCVHDTYKAEVEGKDFAYDGEKSLFTVGALPKNKLEFTVVLKDNSSNRNNQSKSYKVEISFAAKIPMQAIAQALRGQDSKNSQEAIRVLNIIVRQHAAKQGCRFERQLCFNVNEFSDLGGGVLGYHGFNSSFRTTQGGLSLNIDSIMVIKPGPVVDFLIANQNAKDSFSLDWATANQVLKGLRVKTSSTNTAYKITGLSDEICKKLMFSMKRRGEKDENGEPLMTELSVYDYFVNIRNIPLCYSGDLPCIIVGNPKRPTYIPLELCSLVSLQHYPKALTTLQPGSLVEKSKQKPQDRMTTLTNGPQINNYADEPLLRACGVSIINKFTEVDGRMLAAPRIRVGHLETIAPHNGRWNFSEKKLLQPTTISEWAVVNFSAKCNMQSLINDLIKCGELKGMNFLSSPVVIEESPQHRRDSPLVRVEKMFKFLFSKLPYAPQFLLCVLPERKSPLYGHWKRNCQVVHGIYTQCIGPKIYTRKGLSYVVDQRLMSVLLKINAKLGGLNSKFAIGYARSISQKLKAGSLIIGMTLCRGSSDVPSIAAVVSSGEGPLSAKYRASVHTQSPKVKMIASLFTRVADNKDDGIMSEILDDYYMRSGSRRPEQIIIFRNGVSESQFNQVLNFELNQIIEACKFKDGKWCPKFVVIIAQKSRHTKFFQPTSADNVPAGTVVDNKICHPRNNDFYLCAQAGMVGTTRPTHYHVLLDEIGFSPDEMQKFVHFLCYQYQGSTTATSVVAPIHYARLAATQTRKFTMYDDTSETCSNHGGGTVHEKLRNSMFFV, from the exons ATGGAAGCCAAGAAGCCTATAGCTAGGTGTGGCCTAGCATCAAAAGGCAAGAAGATTCAACTTCTTACGAATCACTATAAAGTGAATGTTAAAAATGTCGATGGACATTTTTTTCAGTATACT GTTGCCTTTTTCTATGAGGATGGCCGTCCAGTTGAAGGTAAAGGTATTAAAACCCAAGTGCTTGATTGTGTTCATGACACATACAAGGCTGAGGTGGAAGGGAAAGACTTCGCTTATGATGGTGAAAAGAGTCTGTTTACAGTTGGAGCTCTTCCTAAAAACAAGCTTGAGTTCACTGTTGTGCTTAAGGATAACTCATCCAATAG GAACAATCAATCTAAGTCTTACAAGGTTGAGATATCCTTTGCTGCGAAGATTCCTATGCAGGCCATTGCACAAGCTTTACGTGGTCAGGACTCGAAGAACTCTCAGGAGGCCATAAGGGTTCTAAATATCATCGTCAGACAGCATGCAGCTAAACA GGGATGCCGTTTTGAACGCCAGTTGTGCTTTAACGTGAATGAGTTTTCTGATTTGGGGGGTGGCGTCCTTGGTTATCATggatttaattcaagttttcgGACCACACAGGGAGGTTTGTCACTAAATATAG ACAGCATAATGGTTATTAAGCCTGGACCTGTTGTTGATTTCCTGATAGCCAATCAGAATGCCAAGGATTCATTTTCTCTTGACTGGGCGACG GCCAATCAAGTGCTGAAAGGTTTAAGGGTGAAGACCAGTTCAACTAACACTGCGTACAAGATTACAGGACTCAGCGATGAAATCTGCAAAAAACTTAT GTTTTCGATGAAGCGGAGAGGTGAAAAAGATGAGAATGGGGAACCACTAATGACTGAATTATCTGTTTATGATTATTTTGTAAACATTAGAAATATTCCTCTGTGTTACTCTGGTGATCTTCCCTGCATTATTGTTGGAAACCCCAAGCGTCCAACATATATCCCTCTAGAG CTTTGTTCACTGGTTTCCTTGCAACATTATCCAAAAGCTCTTACCACTCTTCAACCAGGGTCATTGGTGGAGAAATCAAAGCAAAAGCCCCAAGATAGGATGACAACATTGACAAAC GGTCCACAAATCAACAATTATGCTGACGAGCCTTTGTTGCGTGCCTGCGGTGTTTCTATTATTAATAAGTTCACTGAAGTAGATGGGCGCATGCTGGCAGCACCTAGG ATACGGGTCGGACATTTAGAAACCATAGCACCCCACAACGGTCGCTGGAATTTCAGCGAAAAG AAACTCTTGCAGCCTACAACAATTAGTGAATGGGCTGTTGTCAACTTCTCTGCTAAGTGCAACATGCAATCCCTAATAAATGATCTTATAAAATGCGGGGAGTTAAAAGGAATG AATTTTTTGAGCTCTCCTGTGGTGATCGAGGAAAGTCCACAGCACAGGCGGGATTCTCCTCTTGTTAGAGTTGAAAAGATGTTCAAATTTTTGTTCTCAAAACTTCCATACGCCCCACAATTTTTGCTCTGTGTACTTCCTGAGAGGAAATCACCTCTATATG GTCACTGGAAAAGAAATTGTCAAGTTGTCCATGGAATTTATACACAGTGCATTGGTCCTaagatttatacaagaaaaggCCTTTCTTATGTAGTTGACCAACGTCTGATGAGTGTCCTTCTAAAGATCAATGCAAAG CTTGGTGGGCTGAATTCGAAGTTCGCAATTGGATATGCCCGTAGCATTTCTCAAAAACTAAAAGCTGGCTCACTTATCATTGGGATGACGCTCTGCCGTGGCTCTTCTGATGTTCCATCTATTGCTGCG GTTGTTAGTTCCGGAGAGGGGCCACTGAGCGCAAAGTATAGGGCATCAGTTCATACTCAGTCCCCAAAGGTTAAGATGATAGCCTCTCTCTTTACCAGAGTTGCTGACAACAAAGATGATGGAATAATGAG TGAGATTTTGGATGACTATTACATGAGGTCAGGGAGCAGGAGACCCGAACAAATCATTATATTTAG GAATGGTGTTAGCGAATCACAGTTCAATCAGGTTCTGAATTTTGAATTGAATCAAATTATTGAG GCGTGCAAGTTCAAGGATGGGAAATGGTGCCCAAAGTTTGTTGTCATAATTGCACAAAAGAGTCGACATACAAAGTTTTTCCAGCCAACATCTGCTGACAATGTCCCCGCTG gAACTGTTGTTGACAATAAGATCTGTCATCCTCGGAACAATGATTTCTACTTGTGTGCTCAGGCTGGAATGGTT GGTACTACAAGGCCAACCCATTATCACGTTTTGTTGGATGAAATTGGTTTTTCCCCGGATGAGATGCAGAAATTTGTTCATTTTCTGTGCTACCA GTACCAGGGAAGCACAACTGCTACTTCTGTAG TTGCTCCAATTCATTATGCACGCTTGGCAGCCACTCAGACAAGGAAGTTTACAATGTACGATGACACTTCAGAAACGTGTTCAAACCATGGTGGTGGGACCGTTCATGAAAAACTGCGAAATTCCATGTTCTTTGTCTAA